GTAACAGGGTACTTAGATCGATTAACAATTCAAGTCTCAAACTTCCATTCTCTTAGATATGGTTTGGGTACAGTAGAATTTAGATGCTAAGATATTTGCACCTTTGAATATTTGATCAACTAAAACCAGTGATGCAGGATTATTTGGACCCTATGTAGTATGTTCACAATACAATAATATTATATGAGATAATTAGGGTCAAATATCATGAGGATGGGTATATTCTAAACAACACACATTTCAGATTTTCCCTTGGCCTTCTCATCAGTGATAGGATCTTGTTGGTTCAGTTCTGGCTTCTTATACTTGTACCAAGAAGCGCATAGTAAGTAGAAGCCAAAGTTGAGCACACTGACTCCTGCTAGCAACCAATAGAAGTAGTCGAGCTTGTCTCTGTTCAAGTTGTTATTAGCTAACCAACCACCACTCACCTTGTTAATTACACTCACCACTACTGAACTTGTGAAGTACCCAAATGCCAGTGAAGACCAAGTAATGGCCATACTCAGTGATTTCATGCCTGATGTGCTCTCTGCATAGAAGAAATCCATCAACCCTATCAATGTAAGTATTTCAGCTATTGCAAATATCACAAATTGGTATCCAAGCCAGAACACACTCATAGGTAATGGACTGGCTGAGTCAACCATGTTATGCTCAATGGCAACTGATTTCCGGTGTCTTTCTACAACTGCAGCCACTGCCATAGAAACTGCTGAAATTACTAGTCCAATACCTATACGTTGCAGTTGTCGAATCCCAGAAGGGATCCCCGTGAATTTTCTTGCTATTGGAACAAAGATACGATCATAGACTGGGATCAGGACGAGTTGGAATAATTGAGGAATTACAGGCATGGAAGGCCCTGGGATTtcaaagttttttatttttctgttcatTGTCATGCTTTGTTGGATCGTGAAGGTCTGGAGTTGAGCCATACAAGTGTTCATGAAGACAGTGCTCAGTATGATAGGGAGCATTCTGACTACAATCTTTGTTTCTTCAACTTGTGAGATAGTACAGAGGTTCCATGGCCCAAGAGCACTTGATGTGGATGCTTCTTGGTTGGTCCTCGGTATGGCTGCCCTGTCCAAAAATCTGTACATATTTTATGGGAATTTGGTTAAGTGAAGCAATATAgtaacaaaaaaattgaaactaaaAAGGTGTTATTAAGTACTTGAATTGATCAGTCCTTTGAAGAATCTCTATTCCATTTTCAGGCTCTCTCATCTGATGTAAATCTTCTTTGTTCTGTGGTAGCGGGAGATTTCTGTTTCTACAAGCTGCAACAAGAACCTGTGAAATGCGCGTCAGAGGGCTTCCTTTAGGAACATTGTATCTGTAAAACTGTTTTCCCATGGTCAAGAGCAGTATTGCCAAACCAACTGCTGCAGAAGAGACACCAAATGACCAATCCCATCCCTGATTGTCACTTATCCAAACTAACAATGTAACTCCAAGCATGGCTCCAATGGTGATGTAGAACAGTAGCCAATTGAAGTAACTTGATAGCTTAGCAGCCCCTTTGGGATCCTTTTCATCAAATTGATCAGCACCCAAAGATGGCAAAGCCGCTTTAACTCCACTGTTTCCAAGTGCTATCAGATAAACACCTCCATACAAGATTGCCAATTGACCTCCATCTGCAGATTCACATAGATTGTTTTGGCTTAAAGGTACGTTCTTGCACGGAAATGGTCTCAGTTGACTGAAATGTGCTTGAACTGCTAGAAGTGCGTATCCCTAAGAATGAAAGAATGATCAAAGTCAATTCTTGATCCTGCATGGACATATGAAATATCTGTATTTTGGTTTTCTTGCATAGCCAAGATGTAAAAATAAACCATTACCAAAACTTGAATGATGCCAAAGAGAACACAAGTCTTGAATCTGGAGAAGTAAGTATCTGAGAGAAAGGCTCCAAATAATGAGAGCAAGAATGCTGTTCCCATGAAGTTTGTCACAGTATTAGCAGATTTTGTCAAGCTGAAGTTCATATACCCATAGAAGTAAGTCACCAGGCTCACACCCTTTGAAATAAAAGCCATGGTATCGATCCCCGCCACAACTGCATAATCAGAATATCAAAACCTACAACTCAAAGCAAAATTTGAGCTACCTTGACCACTAGAATAAATGTTTCCCCTGTgtcaagagaattttgtgatATAACTCCTAACCACTATtacatatatatgcataataTTATTTTTCGATGAAGGGGCTTCAATTGAATTCCGTTCCGTGTCAAGAGAGTTAAACAATTAGATACTTGAAATGTTCTTACCATAGACAAAAATAGCTGCTCTAGTGCCACCCTTCCTTTGAAGTTGGTTTTCTTCAGTCTTGACATTTTTGCAAATTCCCTGCaacaattatcaaaataaaactacCATTTAAAACATTTCTTAGTTTTGGAAAGTACCATTCTTATATTCATACGCTAAAAACACAATTTCAAAGGCAACTTACCATTTAGATTGTAGCTTCTCTTTTGCTAAGCCAAATAGTTTGTTTTAGCTTCTGTCTGTAATAAATAGACTACTAATAATGTTAAATTTATTTTGGTACATCGGAAAATACTTAATAAAGTtcttaaaattttcataatGTTACTTTTTTGGGGTTCTCACCCGGTGTTCGGAGCCCACATTGGAGCTCCACCTAAATTCGGATCGCGCACTGCATCCCGAATCTCAACAtaatttttcttcatatttaagGTTCGAACTTGAAACCTTTGATTAAGAGTAAAATAATCCCACCACTTCACCACAACCGAGGTTGGTCTTTCATAATATCACCGTTGTGTCCTCCCCATGtcagaaaattatattaattatttgtgaGTTGTTTTTGTGGTGCTATCACTCAAAACAACTTTATAATTAAGAAGTACTAGTAGATATTAATATTCCGTGCAAAAATCATTGTTATGTAACTTTTACGAATCAATTCCAcgtactcaacaaaaaaaaagtagtaataaaaaaaaagacgtGGAAGAAACGAATAAAGAAATGCAAAacacaaaaagataaaaatttaaaattaatcagTTTTCTAATCTAAATGATACGGGGTGTTTTGGTACGCTGGACAGGCAGTTCTGAAACAAGATTTTAAATCCTTGTCAAGTTACTAATGTATCAAGATAAGTTATCTTTGTCAGAGCATGCGCTACTGTATTCCAGAgcaatgaaaaatttatattataaaatataatttttccatCTATTTTCTACTGAACCAGCTCATTAGGAATATGCATGATGGGAAACAAATTATCGCTGAAATAGTGgaagttttctaattttttcatgTGAAAACAccactttttttcttctctcaccgattcaatcaaaatatatgTGGGAATAGttactaaatattttttcaatgaaAAATTTCAATGAGAAAATAGTAATTCTTATAGTGATAGAGTAACAGTATTTAGTTATTCcggaataaaataataaaaatgacaaaaacatTCAGTAGGTTCCTTTAACCTTTTTTCTACTAGGATAAGTTGAAAGTATTTTGTAAACAAACTACTTCATTTAGAAATTATATAcgtatgttatttttaatacaacaaaatcaaaTAGTTAATAAATAATAGTCTCAAAATAATCAATTCTAATATTACTAATTATAACATAACTTATCTTCAAATCAAATGATCACTATTTACTTAGAAAGTTTATTGAATGTAATAGTAATGATTTTATATCTATGTTATTGTGGCAATTAGTGGACAATGATGTGACTTATTTTTTACCCTCCTAATCCTTGTTTTAGGGCACAAAGTGTGCTTAATTGCGACGCAATTTTGATATTAAAAAGGACACTAATTAACTCAGAACCATTAAGaaagatttaaatattattgtcCTTAGCAATGGGTCAAATAATGATTGTTCATAGTTGATGTCACAACCTATTGGAAGTTTGACCAGAATAGAGCCATGATttttaataaaagaaatgaacGCATGAAGAACCTAACACGATACATGAATCTAACAAAGATTTATCATCtacaatatatacataaaaaataaaaaatgagtaTCATTTATGACTTCTCAATTGATTTTTGGTTAACAATACCTTTCacttctttgttttcttttttccttttgtgtCTTATCGTCTTTGAAGAAGAGTATGATCAAACACAGGAGGAATTCATGATTTAAGTTTTATGGATTTAGtgatttttcaaaagaaatttaaattattattgttgagaccatgaaatattgttattattttgttgaggtattatttaattaataaattaacatttattaatttaaaaagtgtTTGTTAGATTCAGTGaaagttaattttaaaaaaccTCAAGAATTTAAATGAACCCTCTTGTGAAACGACATTCATAAATTTGAGATCATGATTAATAATCtcgttattataataaaatggaTGTCAATAGCCTATTAGATTACTCAAGTGAAAATGATACATATTCAGAGTTCCAAAGCATAGAAGAAATTATGGATACCATcggaaaaaataatatttatgatgaagttgaaaATGATATAATACCTTTACAACCAGTTACGCATAGGAAAACACTTTTACTCTTCACAAATTTTGTAAAATTCCTAAACTATGCTCATGTCAATCTTTCCCTTGGCCTCGTTATTACTAGGGACATTATCTTCTGTATTCACATCTACCTTCTTGTATTTATACCAAGAAGCACAGAGTAAATAAAAGCCAAAGTTGAGCACACTTAATCCTGCTAGCAACCAATAAAAGTAATCAAGCTTGTCTTTGTTCAAGTTGTTGTTAGCCAACCAGCCACCACTTACTTTGTTGACTATACTCACTACTATTGAACTTGTGTAGAATCCAATTGCCAGTGAAGACCAAGAAATCGCGGTACTTAGCGCTTTCATGCTGGATGAGCTCTCTGAATAGAAGAAATCAAGTAACCCCACTAATGTGAACATATCTGCTAGACCAAAGATCGCGTATTGGTAGCCTAGCCAGAAGACACTCATTGGCAATGGAGTGGCGGATTCAACCATGTTGTGTTTAATAGCAATTGATTTTCGGTGTTTTTCTACAATCGCAGCTACTGCCATTGACACAGATGAAAGTACTAGACCAACACCTATACGTTGCAGCTGTCGAATCCCGGTTGGAATCCCTGTGAATTTCCTTGCTATTGGAATGAAAACGCGTTCATAGATAGGGATTAGGATGATCATAAAAAGCAGGGGAATTGCAGGAATTGAAGCCCCTGGAACTTCAAATTTGTGGATTTTTCTGTCCATTGTTATGCTTTGTTGGATTGTGAAAGTTTGGAGCTGAGCCAAACATGTGTTCATGAAGACAGTACTTAATATAATTGGCAACATTCTGACTACAATTTTTGTCTCTTCAACTTGTGTGACAGTACAAAGTTTCCATGGTCCATGTGCATTTGATGTGGATGCCTCCTGATCAGTCCTGTTTATTGCTGCCCGGTCCAAAAACCTGCAAAGATTTCAGGGATTTATCATTTATGCTTTATCAAATATCAACTAGAACGTAAACTGAGAGATTGTAAAATGTGTTTAACTTACTTGAATTGTTCAGTTTTTCGAAGAATCTCAGTTTCATATTTAGCTTCCTTATCCTGAATCTCGTGTAACTCGTGTTCATTCTCTGGCAAAGGGAGATTTCTGTTTCTAAGCGCTGCAACAAACACCTGCATAATGCGCGTAAGGGGGCTTCCATTCGTGACATTGTTTCTGTACAATGATTTTCCCAATGTTAGGAACAGAATTGCCAATCCTACTACAATACTGCAGACAGCAAAAGACCAATCCCATCCTTGATTCTCACTTATCCAAACTACAAATGTGACACCAAACAAGGCACCAGTGGTGAGAAAAAACATAAGCCAATTGAAGTAGCTTGATAGTTTAGCAGCCTCTTTAGGATCCTTCTCATCATACTGATCAGCTCCTAAAGGCGGCGCTGCTGCTTTGACTCCACTAGTCCCAATTGCAACTAGATAAAGTCCCGCGTATAAGATTGCCAATTGACCTTTATTTGCAGACTCACATTGGTTCATTTGGCTCAAGGGTACATCCTTACAAGGAAATGGTCTTAGTTGCCTGAAATGTGCTTGCACTGCTAGAAGTGCATACCCCTGAGAGTGAAACATCCACATAAGAGTCCGTTTGACTTTTCAAGTTGattcaataaataaatagttaCGTACTTGGATAGAAGTGTTGAAACTGATGATAAACAAGGGGGTGGGGGGAGGGGAGGATTAACTTACAAGGACTTCAAAGCAACCAAACAGAACACAAGTCTTTAATCTGGACAAGTAAGTGTCTGAAAGGAAAGCACCAAATAATGATAGCAAGAATGCTGTTCCCATGAAGTTTGTAACAGCAGTAACTGATTTTGTTATGCTGAagttcataaatccaagaaagtAAGTCACCAAGCTTACACCAGTTGCCATGAAAGCCATAACATCGATTCCCGCCATAGCTGCATGGTTAAAGATTACCATATATTATTAACACTCTGAAAGCCAGTTGTTCATATTACATTAAGTTTATGTCTTTATTCTGACCATATGCAAATAAAGCTGCTCTATTTCCCCCTAGCCTTGTTGGTTGTTTGGGTTTAGTCTTGATATCTCTGCACATTCCCTGCATATAAGTAAACACAAAGAACCTAATTAGCCATAAATTCCATGCTTGATTTTGAGTCATTGAAAGATATTTCTTTTGGACATTTTCTCTAGGAGAGCTTACCATTTTGATGTTGGAGTTTTTCTTCAAACACCAAAATGTTAAATATGGATATTGCTAGTTAGAAAACTTTCTATAAATGCTTGAGTATATTAGAATCATAACCCTTTGTTTATATAGTATAATGAAAAGATATAATCTTTCACATAGGGACAAGTAAAGATAAAAGGTATCAAACTGCATCttcatatttgaaaatttatgaGTGGGGGAGGGTCTTTTTGTTCCTTACAATTAAATTCGGGGGCGGAGCTACAATATTAAGTATGGATCTGGACGACTTAATAGCTTTTGGTGAGATCATGTATTTATGTcaagaaatttattaaatatgtataaatattttaaattgtgaaTTCAGTAATTAAAAAACAACTATTGATTCGGTGGCAAGTTCAAagctcataaacttcaaattctaACTCCTAGAAACGATGTGTTATACTCTGACTTTGTTGGTTGAAATGAGCATGTGCAGGTGATAATCccttattattattgatttaaAAAGGAATTAAATTCAGTGTAAGCAAATTATTATGTCACTGGGCTCTGATGCTGAATTGTAACTTAGCATTTTGACACTCACTTTAGGACAAAGACTAACATTATTATGCTAGAGATACATAGAAGCAACTCTATACTAAAAAAAAACTCCTATTTGACGATTATTTACACACTAGATTTGAGCACacaaatgtaaaaaaaaaaaaaaaaaaaaaaaagataaaaataattttaaatttttttgttgaTAGTTAACAGTATATCGCCGGCTTTGGCATCTACCAAAGGCATAAACTCTTGGAGGTCCACTGGAATATCCAAGAATTAAGATTagcttgataattttttaacaaTAAATATCAAAAGTTGACCGCAGTATTCATATAAAAAGATACATTAAGCTGAAGCATTACTGTATTAGACAGAAACGTTTTAACTAAAACTGAAGTACCTCAGAGTTTGGTGAAACAGATGAATCAAAGTCGTCAGTTATTTTCTGTTTTCCTTATAAAAGCCGTTTTGGCTCATTATAGCTAGGTAAATACATACCCGCACAGGGTATTTATACCAAATCAATTCAACTTACGATGGTTAAGTGAGTTAATGAGGGTAAATATTCATTAATTAACCATGATTAAGTAAGATAAGTGTATGTACAAACATTGATTTGGTGTAAACACTTTGTCCGTCCATGCAGTACTTAAGCATAAACCAGAGTCAATTATGTAAGATGCCAGAGATAAAAGGTAACAAGGTCTCATCATTAAAGTGCATCAACACAGTTACAAACATATATTAGAAAACTTGTTATTCAGAAATATAACACCACTCAGTTTTGTCCTAATCATCAATGTTACATAATCAAAAGCTTATCCATATAATATAGCGAGTTCAACAATTCTCATTCCTTCCAATTACTCATTTTTTGTTACTTTCCACATGGGCTAACCAGCGAGAGGGTCCGCGGCAAAGTCTATTTCCTTGTCAATGCTCATGCATTGTTGCATCAATATGACAGCGGTAACAGCTGCAGCTTCAGTTCCTTTCTCATTTACCTCAATGAAGGACTTGTGATAAAAATCTGAAACAAACAGTTTCTTAGATATATGGGAATCAACCATCTCAGTGAGACCACCCGGAGAGAAAGGCAACTTGAGGCCAAGCCCCCATAGAACTTTAGTAGCTTCAAACCTGAAAGTTATTTTGAATTTAGGGATGAGAAATTTGTGTGCTTTAACTTTTTCATATGGAACATGTCGATTTAAAAATCCAGGTTCTGAACTGATTTTGTCCAGTAAAGCAGGTAATCCATCACGGGCATCAGGCAGAATGATATACATGCAGAAGCTACGAGTGTCCATGCCCTGTTTATAGGAAGCCTCAACACTTTAAAGCCATCAAAGGCTGTTATGTACTGCTTCTTCTGGCTAGTCATGAAGGGTGCTCGAACAGATCCTTCATTGAGAAGATGGAATTCATGGTCTTTCGTTTCGAAAGCATAGAACTTCTCATCCCATGCTCCTTTAAAATATTGTGCATTGGCAAAGATGAGCCTCGTCATGTCGTTAACTGCGTCTGGAGGAAGAATCTCTTTTATGAGATCATTTGTCTTCATTTTAGCCCACTGATTGACTTGATTGGCAACCTCAGCAGGCTAACCAATTAGTAAGACAAACACAGAATGATAGAATCAGCACATAGTATATGTTTTACCCTACAATTTCCTTTTCAATAAAGCTAACAAACGAAGATTATGGTTCTAAAAAAAATGACAGTACTAGTAATTAGCCAGGAGTATGTGATACTTTTGCTGATTTAAGCCAACAAAGGAAGATTATACTACTTGATGCTAAGCAATATAAGCTGTGTTCTAATTTTGCTCCTTTCACTCTTTCAAAGTTAGATTGATCCTTCAATCAATCAACTGCATCTCAATCTCAAATGAATTAGTGGTTGGTAACATTGTTCATTCATGTCTATTTCATATGATAATATTTGGAGGCtatagggtgtgtttggtatggaggAAAACTTTAATTTGGAAAATGTTCTCCAAAAATTTTCCCATGTTCTGTTGATTTGGAAAACAATTTCCTTaagaatgagaaaaatgatTTCTGATGAATGAAATGTCCCACATTGGTAAATGAACGAAATACTGAACTCTATATAAGGCTTACAATCCTAGTTCCTGTTTTTGGGACGTGAGTTAGGTCCAAAGCCTAATTTGACACGGTATCAGGCTTCACCTGATATGTACCCTCAGGAAACAGGACATTTGTGGGGTGGAAATACCCCGCTCGCCTTCCAACACACCTCCACTCCATCCCCTCCACCCCACATGCATTGTctaaattatatacaaatattttctCCCTTAAAGACAAAAGGACTTTCAGTAAAACAAAATATGAATAAAGGCATACCTTGTTCCGAAAATCAACAGACTTGGAAACTGCCTGGTAAACATTATCCACAACCTGTTTGAAAGAATGCTTGAAAGGAAGTGATTGGTCGATCCAAACACCATTAGCAACGGACAAACACGGACTTCCGTTGGGGGTGCCATCAACAAAGACAACATTGACAAGATAAGAATAAAAAGTGTTGAGTTCATTAATTGATTTTGAATTGAGGAAAGAGAGCAGCTGATCCTGAGTTGGTCCCTTAGAGCCTGCAACAATGAGGCCAAGTGCTATTTGAATTGAGAGAGGAGAGAGCACCAGGTTGGTATCGTCTTTAACCTCTTTCGAGAAAATGTGCTTAGCAAGCATGAAAGACATGTCAGTCTGATTGGTGATTGACTTCCGAAGATCCATATTTACttgcaaagaagaagaaggagggtTGACTTGGGAGTTGTCAACTATCCTTCTTGTTGTTGGGGTTGAACCGGTTATcggttaaaattaaaattaaatcaattcagttgatttttaaatttcttaaatcaaatcaaaaaaataattgttggTTTGGTTATTATCAATTTGGTTCGGTTTTCTtggtttttttaatttaaaaataataaatttgttgAGGGCATAACTCTCGTGGATTCAATTAAGTAATACTAAAATTATTATTACACTAAGAAAGTAATTTACTTAAGCAATGCTAAAGTCATTACACACCAAAGATTAAAAGGTCAAATCTTTATAGCAAAAAAATAATTCCAAACTCAAcaattgaggatctattcgggGAGGGGCAAGAAAATTATTTaccaaaatttaaatattgggatTGAAAAATAGTAAAGTTAAAAGACTTCagctaatttaaatttaataa
This region of Solanum dulcamara chromosome 9, daSolDulc1.2, whole genome shotgun sequence genomic DNA includes:
- the LOC129903482 gene encoding protein NRT1/ PTR FAMILY 4.5-like, which translates into the protein MAGIDVMAFMATGVSLVTYFLGFMNFSITKSVTAVTNFMGTAFLLSLFGAFLSDTYLSRLKTCVLFGCFEVLGYALLAVQAHFRQLRPFPCKDVPLSQMNQCESANKGQLAILYAGLYLVAIGTSGVKAAAPPLGADQYDEKDPKEAAKLSSYFNWLMFFLTTGALFGVTFVVWISENQGWDWSFAVCSIVVGLAILFLTLGKSLYRNNVTNGSPLTRIMQVFVAALRNRNLPLPENEHELHEIQDKEAKYETEILRKTEQFKFLDRAAINRTDQEASTSNAHGPWKLCTVTQVEETKIVVRMLPIILSTVFMNTCLAQLQTFTIQQSITMDRKIHKFEVPGASIPAIPLLFMIILIPIYERVFIPIARKFTGIPTGIRQLQRIGVGLVLSSVSMAVAAIVEKHRKSIAIKHNMVESATPLPMSVFWLGYQYAIFGLADMFTLVGLLDFFYSESSSSMKALSTAISWSSLAIGFYTSSIVVSIVNKVSGGWLANNNLNKDKLDYFYWLLAGLSVLNFGFYLLCASWYKYKKVDVNTEDNVPSNNEAKGKIDMSIV
- the LOC129902884 gene encoding protein NRT1/ PTR FAMILY 4.5-like, with translation MGICKNVKTEENQLQRKGGTRAAIFVYVVAGIDTMAFISKGVSLVTYFYGYMNFSLTKSANTVTNFMGTAFLLSLFGAFLSDTYFSRFKTCVLFGIIQVLGYALLAVQAHFSQLRPFPCKNVPLSQNNLCESADGGQLAILYGGVYLIALGNSGVKAALPSLGADQFDEKDPKGAAKLSSYFNWLLFYITIGAMLGVTLLVWISDNQGWDWSFGVSSAAVGLAILLLTMGKQFYRYNVPKGSPLTRISQVLVAACRNRNLPLPQNKEDLHQMREPENGIEILQRTDQFKFLDRAAIPRTNQEASTSSALGPWNLCTISQVEETKIVVRMLPIILSTVFMNTCMAQLQTFTIQQSMTMNRKIKNFEIPGPSMPVIPQLFQLVLIPVYDRIFVPIARKFTGIPSGIRQLQRIGIGLVISAVSMAVAAVVERHRKSVAIEHNMVDSASPLPMSVFWLGYQFVIFAIAEILTLIGLMDFFYAESTSGMKSLSMAITWSSLAFGYFTSSVVVSVINKVSGGWLANNNLNRDKLDYFYWLLAGVSVLNFGFYLLCASWYKYKKPELNQQDPITDEKAKGKSEMCVV